ATCCTAATTTTATCCTACTTGGCCTCAACTGCCGAGTTACATGTTCTAAGTGAATTAATTGTGTTTACTGAACTGTTTGAGGCTTATCTGTGGAGTAAAAttctacaaaataaaactaatttagTTTTTCAAAGAGCTACAAGACAATCATAAAAAGTCTGAAGTGCTTCCCAAGGATTTCTCTTtgacaattttcttttctacccTTCCCTTGgggtggaaggaagaaaaatcaaaggaacAGTAGAATACTGCTAATGAACTGAAGCCAATTCATAGTAAGCACAGTTTCTGTAGCCCTTCGAGCACTGACAtatcttcaaaaaaataaaataaaaaaaaaaaaagggggggtgcggggggagAGGGAACTGTCATGGATTTGCTCCAGCTTTTGCAGACCtacagaattttctttgttttgtttgctatttATGCCAATGTCAACATTTAACAGAAGAATTTTTGCCATAAACGTTCAAAAACATCCTTTATCTATGGAAACTCTAAGTTCACAATTACCATACTCCAGAAGATTAAACTTCTTACGTATTACTCATTTCTCAAATTTTAGATTCCCTGATTACTCACATGGAAATGGTGACAGAGATTGTTCTTCCTACAGTTTTCATGCTCTGCATACTCATCAGTATTGTCCTACTAATATTCTACCTTCGAAATCATAGTTAAAATTGCACGCCTACACACATCTTCATTgtgcataataaataaaatgcaactgtGATTATATCTGTTAGTTTACCACAGATGCCTTTTTATACCATTGTGAAGAAATACTACTTCACTTATCCATTTAAGTTTTTTCTATTCAATTctcaaaaatataatttgttaaaaccaaaacctaaagtacattttctttctgcattacTTTCTACTAATTTTTAGTAgcagattttgtttcttcttattttttaaactactaTACACTTTGTTCACTAGGAAAATAGTTAACTAAGATTACAGTGATTCAAATCCTGACAGTAGAAATTTCAAGTAACTAAAAGCCGCTTGCAAATTCTGATTTCAATCTGTTCATCAATACTTTTAATTAGCATGTAACTGCTATttgaagacagacagacacataattttaaaattgaaaagcatttaaatattccAAGAGCACTGTTCAAACATTAGTTTGTCATGCACGTCTAAAAGCTAGGATAATATATACCTTACTATTTATGCGTGGAAAAGAACTATTTGAAGTGATTAATTGAAGGCAACAATTGTTCAAATTTGAACTAATGACTCCTGTCTCTCTAGTTTTGTTTCGAGGGAACTAGGTTTACCTCATACGACTTTATAATATATTACAGACAGAAGTGTATTATAAGTAATCCAAGCCCTTCCAAAAGTAATAGTCCCCTCAAATTCACTTCTGCTGCGGGTAGGAACAAGTTAAGTACatgattataaaaaaattattccagaacATGGCCATCTGGCTATATCTGTCCTTCTGTTGTGCTTGCAATTATTTCTCTAAAGCAAACCACCAAGTTTCCTATTTAGCTTGCACTGTATTTTCACACTGCATGTGCATATACTgaatgcagagcagcagcacataAATCCAAGAAAGGAACTTGTTCTTAGCTTCTCTTCAAAGGCTAACTACTAAACTGATATTAAGATATAATACTAGGAAAGGGATAAGAAATAAGATACACTGACGAGAAACCAGAAATTATATAAatttacagttttttaaaagcaccaaTATTGGCATTTTCCTTATTCTTATCAAGAATAGTTTCTTTTACACAAAACATATCTGTCTCCAATTATTTCATCAGCATATAATGAACTATGTAATTGTTTAGAATTACACCACCAAAATGTTACATACGCTATCTAATCAACATAAGAACATACACAGCTCTCATCCCCATGTATTAAAATGATTATGCCTGGCCACTTATACTgacttttgttttccaaaaaatgATGCAAAAGTATACAAAGacaacatttctaaaataattactttgcatgaaggaaaaaaattaatttgaagaggaaagagaagtaTATCCAAGAATACtccaaaatataaatacaaggacaaagaaaatcaaactgtAAGAAGTTCAAAATGCCCTGCACGAACACTTCCCAAATATATCTGGATGATGAAATGTCACTTGACACCAGGAAAACATGACAATATTGCTTGTTTTGTTAAGATAATTCACACTTTGAACAGTGTCTGATTGCATtcttaatgaataaaaataaaactttaaaccCCAAAGTGCAGAACTTTATTGAATGATTGTAAATATATGAACAAAAATATCTACTGTATTTTCAGGATAATTATACTGTACAGTTATAATTGCACAACCTTTATAAACAAACTAGGTGCGTACGGATGAACTATGGCTATGTATGTTACACTTCAAGCATACTAAAGCAAgtaactctttttttaaaagatacattGCTCTTCCAGTCACAGGGTGTTTCTAAATATACTGTTGGGACACAGACAATACTGAACCTTCCCCTTTACTGTACCTTTCAAGTGCCTGCCTGCAGAGTAACATGCATTATGTGAAATGCACCTGACTGCACTTAGCCAttgtaataaaatacattttttcttcgCTGCTTTCTTTAACCGTGGAATCAGAAAAGAGACCTGCAtagacaaaaggaaaagatatgATGAGCCACTCTTCTTAGAAAGAGAAATTGCAGTGATTAGTTCACACAGCAGCTTCAAGAACTGGTTTCAAAACTTCAGGTTTACTGTAAGTAGCACTTCATTACAAAAACTAAGAATGACAGGAAAGCTTTACTAAAGCATTACCCTGTATCAAACCTCACCTcaaaaaggcaaattatttcTATACCAGTCTATATGTTTAATTCTTCCCCCTTCTCATGCTTTTTCACTTGTTCTACATTTGATTGCAGCAAGGCATGGCTTCTCTCTTTAACACCTGCTTGCTTCTCTGACTAGAGACCAGCATTCAAAACCAGGTAAATTTCTCTTCAAACCCATTCTCAGATACACTGGCAAAGATTTTAGAAATAAGCTGTAAGTCAGCATAAAGAATGCTTAATCATATTGTATTTGGAACTATTCCAACATTTTAACGTTAAAAACAACTCAGCAAAGGTGAGAAGGCAGAAAGTCAccactttctgaaaattttttaGTCTCTAAATACCATCTCAGCCTTTTGTTAAAAGGCAAAACatcatttctcttttgctgaaAAGTGTAAGTACAAAAACATTTAGACCCACCAAAACCCAgtataaaaaatgaatttatttgaaGCATGTACTTTCACTATTTCATTTCACTACAAATATTCCTCACCTGTATTGTTTGATAGCTTATGTTCAGCTGGAGGATTAGTACTAACTTGCCATGTTGTTCTAACCTTCTGCAGTCCATGCCCACTACTTATGTCCACCTTCCATACTTCTGGTTGATCACTGAGAGAATAatcaaaaaatgtcaaaactcAGTCATGTATTCTGTCACACCTGAATTTTAATGCTACAAACATTGAAGTTTCTCTTACTTGCGATAGAATTTCTTGACAAGAGCTGGTCTGATCGGCAGTTGAAATACATGTTTCTCATTCAGAGGGTTTTCCTTATAATACTTTATGCAAATTCTAGAACAGATATCAACTAGTTACTTTCGTTGGAGAAACATCTGTGCAACACTGCATAAACCTTGTGCAAAATTAGCTATACTCTCTGATTTCAGGATTTCCTTTGGTTTACAGATTTTAGTCACAGAGCAAAATTTAGCAGGAAGATATAATTGCTGCTTCTCCAGTCTCATTATCATCAACATTAAGCAGggctgcttattttttttttataagagaGTTTCTTTACAACTGTCAAAAAGAATCTATTTGGTTTTGTCATTTAAAGAGCAAGAAgtaaaaaagcaataattacTGTGTCAAAGGGAAGAGGTTCTCATGTTTAAACTCAAGTAAGACTGTACAGCTGAGCATTATTTCCAGCATATGGTGAAGCTTTTGAACACGATGAACTTGTTCTTGTAGATCAACTGATGTGGAAATGAAGTAATCCTGCAACAGCAAACAGCTTCTGCTCTTAACTGGACACTCAATTTCTACAGACACACAACACATCCTCAgcatactgaaataattttcctgtttcttttgagAAGCTCGAATTTTAAGAATGGCCCAGCAAACTCAGAACAAAGTTCCATGCTATCAAAGTACAGGCAAAGGTTCACTGCCTTGCCTGACAATGACCCATACCAGATACCCAGGAAACAATATACAAATAAGGCAACAACATAATGACATTTCTGCAGTATATTGTTTCATCCTTACGATTTGCAATTCAGTTTCTCAGCTTATAGGAATGATATGACTCGCATCCCACCATCAGCTAGGTGTGCTCTACTTTATACTActttcagagttaaaaaaaaataaaaataaagcatctcACCAAGTAGGTTAATGTTGCAAGTTCCTGGCCTGTAAAATGaacaggggcagggggaaaatattaaaatttactATATAGCATCAGATGAAATATAAGCAACTTTCAGGTAATCAAACAGGGAATTCTACCAAAGAAAAGCACAATGTCACTAGGACTGTGATACAATTTATTGACATGATTACTcaatcaaaacaagaaaacaccTGTAAAGTGGCATGGCTGTATAggcattattttatttaccaCCAAGGCTGCGCAATGAAGAAACCCACCACATACTTGGAGACAACCACCCTCCTTGGGACATAGATTTACAaatagtgaaaataaaaaagcaaatgaaaccaagaatgaaaacaggatgaaaagcaaaaaagaaatgaagacatGAAGAGACAAGTGATGCAGGTAACAACAATGATAAACCACAAACCCCTCGCACagattcaaaaaaataataatatgaaagctgtaacactgaaaacaaagccatgttttcaagagaaaagaCATGTAATTTACAAAAAGCTTTCCACCCTAGCTTTTGTTTCCAATATTATATATgtaagaataattaaaaatatcattCTAAATACTACAGACTGTACAGACACAGCTATTACAAATAAATACCCTCGCCTCATTTCCTTTTAACCCATGTAGACcataaaggaaaagacagaaagaacgAGAGTGCTATTTTTTCACCTACAGCAAACAgataaggaaacaaaacaatccACAGTTATATAAatctgatatttattttatctgaagGTCAACTTAAAGGttttttcaaattgaaaaagaaatactgttatGCAAGCTAtagttattttgaaacaaagtaattcaacaaaagtaattttttttaatttcaaaactatATACAACTTAGAAGTATAATTACTAAGGAGGCTGGAAACAGCACTTCAGCAGATGGGAGCAGAAGTGAGATCAAGGTTACCAAAACCTTCATTGTTTCCTGCATGAAATAACATGATTagagatttgaaagaaaaggtaaCAGCTATCAGGCTTACCGACGAAAAAATTGACATAATCCTTCTTCACCTTATCCAAACCAATCTCCAGGAGCATTTGAACTGGGGTGATGCCATTGAGGGAAATGACCTCCATCTTTCCATGATAAGACTGCTGAATCAATTTACTTAGCAAACTGCTACTCCCTTGATGAAtctaaaaattagaaaagtttTCTTGTGGTGTTAACTGTGTACAAAACATCATAAACATTGTTTAGAAGTACAACACCACGGAAACCGAGGCAAACTCTGATATGTGAGAGTTATTTACAAAACAATAAACACAGAAACGAGGAGCAGTTAAGTGACAAGCTATATTCTACTTCAAACAACTCAAAATTTTAACATATATTGTGAAGTACAAATACGTACCCACGGCTGTATCTCACCATGTTCCAGGGATTTTATGATCAGTGTGAAACAATCTATCAACTCTTGATAGGAACTGACACcttaagaaaaaagatgcagtattttatttatcagTCCAGGCTCTCTGTCTAGCTGTTAAGTCAGTAACAATAGGGCAACACATACTTGCAAGAACAAACCCCCTCATTTAAAGAGCGATAGCTGAAATGAGAGATTGCACTGCTTTTTGTTAAGTTTTTCATATCATGATTGTAAAAAGGGTTACTCTAAAGAAACAATGATCAAAAGACCACTGAACTGCACTTGACTGTTGAAGAACAGCACAGGGCAGAAGCAGATTGTCATGTAACACATTTTGGCTACATTCTTTCTATATACATTGAAGCTCGGCACATTTCATAAATTTAACTGAACATCTATCTAGAATATGAACTATTAGTGTCCATTTATCCAACTAACTGCTTcctaagcaagaaaaaaaccttcaacaTTGTGCAGCTAACACTGCCTTTATGCAGGACACACTGCTGCAATCACAGTACATTTTCGCTATCTACAACTAAAAGAAAACGAAAAAACAATTGTAGCTATCTACAGCTAAACACAACAGTGGTCACACTAGTAGAAATGCAAGGGATTTAAAAGTTGCATAACTCCACCCCTCAAACAGAAAGAAGTTGTTCCAAATTCTGGAACAGCTTAACAAAAGTTAATTAGCaatctgaaaataaagtcataaaaatatattttactgaaGGATTGTGAGAGTTATTACAAAAATTATAAAGGTTCTGTCCAGCTTTATCAACTTAAAAATCGTCCTTCAGATCTAGAAACACAAACATTTGATAAAGTTTTCAGTCTTAGAGCAGATGAGTACTACATTACCttttacaataaaatgaaatatagtATCCCCTGCTAGATGCTGGTCTACCTTTATATGTTGTAAGGAAGTATATCATCTTACAATTCTAAAACTAGCTCTTTTAGAAAAAGCCTGTTGataattttctgaagagctgaCCAGTCCTTAAAACTCAGAGAAATTTATATTCATTTCACAGTGAAAGCAGTACAGTATAGTAGATACACAGAACAGAAGAATTAAAGTAAAACATATGAGGCAAAACCCCACAATACACTTACTTCTCATTTTGCACCATAATTGTTCAGCAAAATCCAGGTCTTCTCGCTCACTGAAGACTGATTTTATTGAACTGTCCACTGCAGCTGTGTCACATTTgattttctgaaagtatttgtcttaagtaaaaaaGGATGCCTAAGATTCAAAGACCTTATGAATTCAAATTTTCTCCAGAGATCAAAACTGGGTACATCactaatttttctccttttccagggaAACTACCACACAGAAACCACTAGCGCACAGTAATTTggaagcatatttttatttaaacatgaGACTAATCCTCTTCAGAATGATCACACTGGATCACTGCTAGCTTTGGACCAGGAAGTGAAGCCTGCTATCAGAAAGACTTTCAATCATAGCCAAGTAAAGCTCGACCAGACTGCCTAGCAAAACCCAACTGCTTAGCTCAGGATGGTCCTTTTTGCCTTACAATAGCATGACACACAGTGCTCTGGGACGCCAAAATTCTCAGAACACAAGACTATCTTCCTGTTACCCTGATCCTAAATCCTTCTGGTTTAGCTGATACAgaaatcactgtatttttagCTTATCAACAAAACGCAACTTCCCTCTCAATAGCAAAAAGACTCAAAAGCTTTCCTCGTAGACTGAAAGGGAAATAGAGTCTTAATATagctgaagacatttttctaatTTGTATTTGTCCATTGCTTTAGAATATCATATGGCTTTAGATAAATAGAGCACATATCCAATTGATACTATTAAATTGGCCCCAAATCATTAAATTaggcaagaaaagcaaattagCGATAGAACGGAATAGTGTAAAGATCAGAACTCCTGAAAGAAACTAGGACATCAGGAGACTGATAGCTTTAGGTGATGACAGACAATGGTGCGTGATTGCAGCTGACATAAACAGTTCAATTTGCAAGCTTTTGGTAGCAAAAAAGCAGGGGAATGAAGCAAATCAAAACGGCTCCACGCCACTAAGTTATATAAAAAGTAAGAATAATAGGCATTGGTAGATcattcagataaaaaaaaaaaaaggggggggaggtTTTCTGAAGGTAAAAATTACGTGGACTTTCTATTAGAGAATAGCTACGGAATTCCTAATTTTGCCGTAAGGCcttcttccattatttttacacagcagaaacagaaagcaagagatctttctttctttacatcTTTGTCTATTTGTATATATACCTAAATAATATACAAGACAGTCAAAATATGAAACAATTACAGTTATAAGGGAAACAAGCTAACACAGTAATCGGTAGGAAATTGCATATACCTCCGTTTCATTCTTGTTCCCAGATATACAACATCCATCCAGCTTCTTCTTTAGATCTAgcagacaacaaaaataaatttcatcattatgaaaaaaaaataccatcaaaCCCATTGTATAAATCCCCAGACACATCATAATTAACAAATACACTGACTGGATGGCTAATAGACAAATTTATCCACTTCAGAATTGGTTTTACTGGGTAAGAATAGAGtctgaaaagataatttcttaaatattttttattataagcTATAGATTTTCCCCATATACCTTTACTAAATTCTAAGTATTAACTTGTTACATTCCAGTGTGGAAGCAAGAAGGGGTAGTAAGTGGTCTAATAAGTgtctctggttttcttccatATGTATTTGTCAGAGTTTTAGCCTGTTGTATCTTTTGCCGAAATTTCATCCACATACTAAAAAAATTTACAGTTGTATTTGAAAATCTCTTGGTGCATTCCTACATATGATTCTCTTTTTAGACTTGTGTTCTAGTATCTTAATCTTCTGACAATACACATATTGTTCACAACAGTATTCAGAAGGAATTCACTTCATTTTAAGATCTCATCAAAGTATTGTTTTCCACCAGCAAAGGGACACTTAGCACATTTAGAAGTTCATATGTGTGCCAGATAAACTTGAAAGATGCATCCAGAAATCTCtcaattgctttttaaagataattgtGTCATTTTATAAAGAATTACTACTTTTATAAAAGATATTAGgacaaagaaaaatgacagagatGTACTTACCTATTTAACTACTTTGTGTAGGTGGTTATAGCATAGAAATTAACATGTCTAATTctaatactttaaaaactgtatgtggaacttcctttttatttctatgaaaTGTGACATCCCCCCATGTAACAAGCAGCAATTACCAGTCAGAAATTCCTGTACCAGTTTGACAGCTGAATCGGACTGTAAGGGCTGAGGCCACTCAGTCACACCTGTCTTCAAACCCTCGGCCAAAGCCTAAAGGCAGcatgaaaatcaaaataacacAAATCAGTTCTTGTTTGAGGTTCCACATGTGTCATACTTCAAGATGTAGTTAACTTCTCCAAGGATCATACAACTCTCTCTGTACAGCTAACCATCAATTTAGAAACTTCTTGAATTTCCTGGCTTTGGTGTTCATGAGTTGTCCTCTTTGTCTTCAAGATTCCTAAAATTGAACTCAAagtttattctaaaataaaagcctAAAGTTATCTTTGAAACATCTgataaagttttaaataaagtaaattaacaccaaaaaaatatatcaCGATTCCATGTAAATCTGAAATTGGAATTTCTCACTTATACTTACaagaagaaactgcagttcCTTATATAGCTGATATACAGGACTTCGGGGGTCCCCGGACTCCAGTGCAATATTCTGAAAGTTCCAGAAGTTTGTGTCAGTTTCAAACTTTCAAAAGCAAGAGTCCTAAAATCTTCATTAGTAAAACTCTCATTAGCATAATTTATGAATTAGCTTAAGAATACATTGTGTTGCTTACATAAAGaataataaacacaaatatCAGGAGTCAAACTTACTTTCTATCCTTTACACTACTCATGATGTAAGCCATGGAAagagtttgggtttgtttgctttttccttcttgacTTACCAGTGTGGCAGCTGAAATTAGCGGGGGTGTCTGCAGAATCTTATCTATAGGATTCCAGGTAATATCAACATATATATTCCTTTCATATCGTACAATTGTGTCCCCTACTGCAGCACCTCTACTAAGTTCATACTGAACAAAACCTTTTGTCATCACCTAAAAGGAACagattaaataaatttaaaaaaccaccaaaaaatgCCCAAACCACCACAACGTCATTTTGTACgcatgcaaaataattttaaaagcatttcaagcacacacacaaaaagggCTAGTATCCGACAAATGCATTACAACATAGGGAGTTCAAAAGATACTTCAAACTATTATACTCTAGAATCATACGAAAGTGAGTTTCTAAATAGATCTATAAAGCTTCCCAAAACCAGTATCATATACCCAAACGCAGAGTTTTGAAACTTAGATTGGAGACATGACAGACTGTAA
This genomic stretch from Falco naumanni isolate bFalNau1 chromosome 7, bFalNau1.pat, whole genome shotgun sequence harbors:
- the ZWILCH gene encoding protein zwilch homolog isoform X1, translated to MAAGRWRAAAALYGQLRRIYEEAGRSTLEHPYLFETDVEICLIGGSHKSPIRGFWNGKSTIYILQKARHNEEGDPMEKSKTDHAIYASELSPKESSGPVALSVSRAKQLISLYTMAQNPNMTHLQIGELVVLPPLWIRCDGSDPEHTCWLGAEPLKAGNKITGINLYMVTCDSPTSNKTNFANLEELKMAHKMTHHTSNVMTKGFVQYELSRGAAVGDTIVRYERNIYVDITWNPIDKILQTPPLISAATLNIALESGDPRSPVYQLYKELQFLLALAEGLKTGVTEWPQPLQSDSAVKLVQEFLTDLKKKLDGCCISGNKNETEKIKCDTAAVDSSIKSVFSEREDLDFAEQLWCKMRSVSSYQELIDCFTLIIKSLEHGEIQPWIHQGSSSLLSKLIQQSYHGKMEVISLNGITPVQMLLEIGLDKVKKDYVNFFVGQELATLTYLDYFISTSVDLQEQVHRVQKLHHMLEIMLSCTVLLEFKHENLFPLTQICIKYYKENPLNEKHVFQLPIRPALVKKFYRNDQPEVWKVDISSGHGLQKVRTTWQVSTNPPAEHKLSNNTGLFSDSTVKESSEEKMYFITMAKCSQVHFT
- the ZWILCH gene encoding protein zwilch homolog isoform X2, with product MEKSKTDHAIYASELSPKESSGPVALSVSRAKQLISLYTMAQNPNMTHLQIGELVVLPPLWIRCDGSDPEHTCWLGAEPLKAGNKITGINLYMVTCDSPTSNKTNFANLEELKMAHKMTHHTSNVMTKGFVQYELSRGAAVGDTIVRYERNIYVDITWNPIDKILQTPPLISAATLNIALESGDPRSPVYQLYKELQFLLALAEGLKTGVTEWPQPLQSDSAVKLVQEFLTDLKKKLDGCCISGNKNETEKIKCDTAAVDSSIKSVFSEREDLDFAEQLWCKMRSVSSYQELIDCFTLIIKSLEHGEIQPWIHQGSSSLLSKLIQQSYHGKMEVISLNGITPVQMLLEIGLDKVKKDYVNFFVGQELATLTYLDYFISTSVDLQEQVHRVQKLHHMLEIMLSCTVLLEFKHENLFPLTQICIKYYKENPLNEKHVFQLPIRPALVKKFYRNDQPEVWKVDISSGHGLQKVRTTWQVSTNPPAEHKLSNNTGLFSDSTVKESSEEKMYFITMAKCSQVHFT